In Colletotrichum higginsianum IMI 349063 chromosome 1, whole genome shotgun sequence, the DNA window CCCCGCGCCTTGCCTCCGTTGCGCACAAGGCCCTTGCCGTCGACCAGGAGCTGTCGCCGCTCGTCAGACGCACCTTctccatcgacgacgacgccgacgccgcctccgtcctcCGCGTCCACTATAAGGCCACCACAAACCGCATGCtccgcgtcgccgtcaacggcctCATGGAGAGCCTtaacctcgtcgtcgaggtgatggaggagctcgacgTTGACGTCTTGgagcaccaccaccaggaCTCTCAATAAGCCATTCCGCGACagggaaggaggggcggTTACAGATGTCGAAAAAGAAAAATGCCCGCGAGCGTGGTGTGGACAGGGAGCTGAACGATGCATCATGATTCTTTTTTACGTTGTTTGTGATACCCTGGAATATACAATAGCCACATGACATGTGACTACTTTTGTGACATTGGGAGGAGCTCGGTCCTGGAATCATCGGGTATCGGTACTACTTGCTAAGCTCTGTTCTAGACTTGTCTAGGGTGTTTGAGCCCGAAATGCGTTTGCGTATGCCGGCAAGAGCCGCCCGCAACCTGAGGCGAAATACACTGAGCAAATGTATGCCTGTGAACTATACAATTCCAAAATGTCCCTCCGTGCCCTAAATTAGTATCGTATATCATGCCTTGCCAGTTGCTCCGTCTTGTCGCAAGCCCTAAAGTCATTGTTGACATCGGGCTTGCAACTAGCTCTCTACCGTCTCCTTCTGCGCCGAGCTTGCCTGCAGTtgcagcttcttctcggcctcttcggctCGTctgttggcgtcggcgacttCCTGCTTCAGCTGCTTGATGTACTCGATCGCGAGCTCCACAGTGCTGGCCTTGCTGTTCGGCGCGCCACCTGCCTtggcctccctctctctttctttcctttcttcGGCCTCGCTCTTGGAGTCTTTGGGTGGCTGCGGCAGCAATGTCGCGATTTCTTGCAAGGCCGAGTTGATGCGGTTGCGGCGTCCCTGTTCGGCGATTTTATGCGACGTGCGTTTCGATGTGAGGTTGGTCGACAGCTCGCTGGGATACGTTACGCCGGGTACTGTATTACCCTCGAGGATATTCTGATAGTTGGACTTGGAGGCCAACAGACGGGAAGCCGTGTCTTCGGCCGACATACCACCGGGGGTGCCGGGCAAGAGCGGCTTGATGCTGGGAGATATCCTCGGCCGTAACGCAGGCGAAACATGCACCGAGCTGACGCTGCCTCTCTTACCCTGGGCGCCTCTAGCCATGAGCTTGGGCGTCTTTCTTGCCGTCGGGCCAGTTGAGCCGGGTCCAAGGTTGGGACTTGCGCTTGCtgaagcggcggcggcaggttTGGCAAAAACTGGTGAAGGCAGCGGCTGGGACGATGAGGCCCTTGCCGAGCCCGGATCGGATGGCGACTGGGTGGGCGTCGCCGTGTCCAGTCTCGGGGGCTGTGGTTTTGAGGAAAAGTTGACCGACTCGGGTAATTCGAACGACTCGATGTTGTCTGGCATTCCTAGATCCTGTGGATTTGACGAGGCTGAGTTGTTCGCGCTGGAAGCAGGCAGTCTCATCAGAGAGGCCGGCGTAGCAGGGGATGGTTTTCCTTGGATGTGGGCCGGTATTGCAGGATGGGGTTGGGGTTGAGGCTGAGGCTGGATGAATGGCGATTTGCTCGACTGTTTCGGCTGCGgaaggggcggcggcggcataTCTGAGAGATTCTCAGGAGAGACCGATGCGTTTTCCGATTCCTCGCTGCTCATGGGGGCCGGCAAGGCGGTCGAGGGTAACATTTGgtccaggccgtcctcgTTCACTTCTCGAAGAGCCTGGGAAACCATCTTTGGTGTTGCTGTGGTCTTCTTGCGCTGGGGCTTCGAAATGGGTGACTGTCGCACACTGCTCTTTGCCTTTGCCCTCGAGGCGTTGGTCTTGCGGGCCTTCTTTgccaggtcgacgacgggaaGCTGCGTGGCCGTTTCAACTTCCATCTCGGCCGGGGAGTTGTGAGCCGACAGTGACGACCGTCTGTCATACAGTATACCATGGTCGCTTTGCGCATGAAGTGCTGGGGACGTCAGAGGGCTGAAGTATGCGCCCGGGATGGTGAACCCGCCGGCTTCCATCTGGAAATGGGGATCCAACGGGGTCACTGCGGGTGAGACCAGTGGAGTAAAAGCCATCTTGAAGGGTTAGCTGGGGGGTTGAACTTGCGAGTCAAATAGGGGAGATTCTTAcgtcctgctgctccttCATCCGCTGGTACCTGCTGCCGAACATGGGCGTATGGCTCTGGTCTGTCGAGAAGAACTGGTTGCTAGCGGCCGGCATCTCGAGACTCTGGGGCGTTGGTGGCACAGCATGTGTCTGGTTCGTGTAGTAGGCAACTTGCTGTTCCTGAATCTGgcggtgctgttgctgcatccgctgctgctgcagatACTGGATCTGGGCGTCGATCTCCGTGATGGCATCGGTGGGCGTCGCCGGGGGAATCATCTGGGTTGGGATGGCGGGATGCGCAGCGGCGGTCGTCATGTTGATGAGCTGCGCCTGCATGGCCGAGTTGGCATTCCCCATGACCATGGAGGCATCGGTCCCTCCCATCTGAGTGTCGAGCTGCTCACGCCCGGACTGGTGCATCATTCCCGAGGCGTTTCCAGACTGATAATCGTGAAAGTCGAAGGGCATGGTGTCGCTGAGGTTTCCCATGCCGCCCATATCCAAAAACTGCTGGAACTCGTCATCGTGGTTGGCTGTCAAGCCAGGATCCTGGGGGTTCCAAGAGGCGGCGTCCATCGTGACCAGACTGACTTTCTGAGTCGCAAGCTTTCAACGTGTCGACGGCCAATGCCGGGAGGTGGGTGGTGTGCTCGTAAGCAATTTTCGAGATCCAATAGAGCCCTTTCTCAAAACTCAGATCAACAGCTGCAATCGTCGTTGGAACGTTAAGTCGATAGCGACAGTCGAGGGGGCGATATCTGGGGTGAAGTTGGTCGCTGAAGGGTCGACAAATTGATTGCGCACGAGGAAGGGGACGCAGGGCCGCTTATCGGGGTCGGTGGTGTTCGAGATTCGTGGGGAACAATGACGGGTGTTTAGGGCGCACAAAGTCCAAAGCGCAGTGCCTCGCGCCGAAGGGTTCGGTTGGAGACGTTGAGCTCTGCTCTGTCAACGCCAAGCAAAGGGTGAGCTGAACAACTAGGGTGAGTGACGGACGAAGTTCTTCAAGTCGAGAAGGGAGCGGTGGAAGCAGGAAAACCTGCCCCTCGTggtggagagagagtgagagaatgagaatgagagGCTGGCAGACAGAGACGCTACGgcgagagacggagaggcagGTAGTGGCAGTGGCAGCGGGAGCGCGAACGAAGCAGGTGACAATGGTGGGGGGTGCAGttgcaggtgcaggtgcagtTGCGCTCACACACCCcagagagaggaggatggaggtggggggtgggggcgCACTGAAAACTGCCATTGGCGGTTGGTGACTGGTCGACGAGCCCGTGGGCACTTTTATCTTATTTCATTTCATCGGTCTGCGGACGCCGGCCGGATCCAAGCTTCGGAACCTCAGCACCTTTGCCAGGTTGTACATCCCATGCCTACCTTACTtacctgcctaggtaggtagaccTGGGTAGAGAGAACTGGCCCGTGCCCGACATCCTCATGCTCCCCTCTCAGGCCCTGGTGACTCCCTGACACAAGGGTCTTTCGAAGATTTGGTCGAAGCGACCGACaggtggccgccgccaaccgAGTGAGTGCGAGAAAATGCGACAACAGCGCATCCAATTACCTCTCACGAGTCACAGACACGCACACCTCCGAGGGTTGAGGTAAAGGTCTTGACTAAGTCCACCCACCGAGTTGCCTGCCCCGAATCAAAAGGCTTCCGTCCATCTGTGCTCAAGCCGGCCCTGTCCGACCCTTGAATTGTTATTTTTATTTTCCCTCTCCCGCGGGACGACAACGCGAAATACCCCTTCTATCGCTGGGCAAAGCTCCAGCTGGGAAGGTTCCCCCTCTCGGAGTGATTGTCGGGGAAATGGAGAGACCACCGCACTTTCCAGCCAAACAAACCCACAAGTCCCCGGGCCATGGAGTTCAACCGGACCAGGACGAAGAGAACGCAGGAGAAGGAAAATTTTCTCGCACGATGCGCCTCTACGGCCAGGTGCTCCCACCATTCAAAAGACCCTGGACTGGAAAGATTGAACTGTGGTGGACCCGGTCTCCTatcggcaacggcgccggcgccgcgctACACAAGTTCGTCGCAACCGAGCTCGAGCTTTACCGCTCCAGGCTGGACAGACAAGGCATGCACGCACGCGGGCGGGACGATGGGTTCCAGACGCCTACAAGAGACACGTCCCGCAGTCTCGGATCGACCTGTTGGGTGAAGAATCACATCACCAACGAGAAAACTACGACAGCCAAGCCCCAGGGTAGAAGCAAACGACCAGGTGTAGCTCCCGCGGCCTGGGCGTCACCACAttccgtctcggccggccgAGTCCATGTCCACAGCCAATTTGCAACGCTGCTGCCCTGCAGCGCGGTTTAATCTCGAACCCGAAATCGATCCAGCACTGCCTGCCTGCAGGTCATGAAGGGGTATTTGTACAAAGACACTACTTCAATGAATATGGGGACCAGACACATCAAAATGCAACCTATGGTTCCGGTTTTAATTAAGCTGACCGGCAGTTAGGCGTCGGTATTTCATGTCGCAGTCGTATCGGCCTCGGGGCCCGTTGCAACGCGTGGATTTGGACCAACGACCATGGGAACCCCCTGTTAGACTACGTTGTTGTCACGAGGGTTGCTCACGTTGCTGAGTCACATATGGAGGTACATTTTGCCCTTAACGGTGTCCTCATCGCGACGGAGCATCTCCAGGTTACAGAAGCTTGTGTAGGTCCTGTGTGCGGTCTGTCTGCGCGGAAACGATTTTCTTAGGTAATAGTCGTTCAAGAATAGCCGCACTCTGGTCAACCTCCACGCTCCTCGttgaagggggagaggggctTTGCAATCCCGGTCGCgagccctcctccccccaagTTATTGGTCAATCTGCCCGAGGAGCAATGACCAGGCTTGCGGAGGGTACGTGCTAGTGGCTGAACTGTGGAATCTGTTCGTAAGTGTGGCTTGCCGCAATCTTGTCACATTCCGATCTCCATGACCTATTTTGGCCCTTTCGCAGCTTCATGTTCCAGAGGTCAACCACTATCCAGAAAATGTAGCCACCCGGCTGGTCGCAGAGGCTTGAAACGATTAAGCTTCTCTCTCGTCCCtttcgtcttcatcctctcatcctcctcccccttcgaCATATCCGAATTTCACTCAACATACTGCTCACACGTCTTTTCTTCTAGTCCCATTCTTCATCAACCCGCTAAGCCTTGGCAGGCTCCTCCTTCGGTGCCTCTCATCATGTGAGACACCAGCTACTTTTGTGCGTTGGCGCAGGCATCGTGGGCCGGCGCATCTCCCTTGCAACTCCATCCGATATGTGCCTCCACAAACCCAGCGGCAAGACGTCATCGTCGTGTTGCCAAGTGCCTAGCAGGGACAAACACGTCGATCATTGATGCCGCTGTACAGATACCAAATGTACAAATGCTCATGTTTCTTGGTATCTACTTGCAGAGAAGGCCCATCGGCAAAACCCTAGGGCTTCGATTGGTGCGGCAATAATCACTGGGTATAGCACATGATGTTTGAGTGAGCAACGACATCTCCAGACGGCGCAACTTTTATGTGCTGTCTCACCAGAAGTCGCTTTTCTACACTGCAGATATACTAGAACACGATGGGCTTGATCGTGCGGCGGCTTGGCCTGGTCGGGCACAGTTCGGGCTATCTGACGCTgacaacaatacagcttgACAGTGACGGTCAACGGTCGACAATTCGCTTGCTTGAAGACAGACTTGACATGCGGCTCGCGAGATTGATCATCAGCCCAAACACCTCATCAGCCAAAGGAGAGGACTTGCGCGACAACTATCCGTAGCTTTAACCGGAACAAAGGATTTGTGATTAAAAGTTGATCCCGTCTCGATCCCTGTAACCAAGAGGACCCGAAATGAGGCTATTCTCTCTTGACGAAATTCCAACAAACGACAGTTAGTtccttgtcgccgccgccgccgccgccacaaACACCGAAAGTGCACTCGGCCGGCTCACTCCCGCCCGGGGATACGAGCGAATGATAACAAGATCCAGAGCCTAAGAAAGCGGAAAGGAGAAATATGGATAAGTGCGTAAGTTACCGGACGAAGTGGTGTCCCGGGAGGTTGAGCTAAACCTCGGCGGTCGTGGTCCACAATCCACGGCCGCATCCGGCGCAGGGCTTGCGATCAGCCCCGGGCTTTCCCAACCGCTCTCTCTATCTTCCCAGCTTTCGCATCACCAACTTTtatccccctccccgtccgAGCCAATCATCAACCCCGGACACCAACCCGAGCTTTCTCCCTCAATCCCCATGTTGCGCGTGTGGCTTCCCAAGGTTCCGATCGACTGAAAGCCATCTTTGTGGCTAGAACCTGTCCGATTCACCCGTCCCCCGCCAGTTTTGTTCTGGGCTTTCCGCCATGTTCCCTTTATTCCGCCGGATGCGGTTTGGTGGCTTTCTGGCCTGGAATTCTTCGTCGTTCCAACCCAACTTCTGTCTCAGTGATATAAGTGCATGTGGACCCGCCTTGGGGGGTGGGTTTGTTGTGTCTGTCCGCCTCTCCCTTGTATCGCAAATACCCTGAGTTTCCGCGTTGATTCCCTCGGAGGGTATCCCATTGACAAAATATCAAGGCAACACACACAAGTCGGGACCGCCATTACCGACGTCATTCGAGGTCTAAAACTCACTGCAGAACGTTAACCCGGTGGACGTTTCGGTCCTGCCAATATACGATGGCGGGTCTGCCAGTGACGGCGAAAGCAGAGTGTTGGATTTGGTACGGGTTGGCCATCTGCTCGGTCATCATGAGATTGTCAGTCCAGCGCGTGCTTCCGCTTCGTCGAGCTTCACGTTGCTA includes these proteins:
- a CDS encoding Transcription factor pcc1, producing MADNNTKSTDDGFPCSLTIDVPFPTPRLASVAHKALAVDQELSPLVRRTFSIDDDADAASVLRVHYKATTNRMLRVAVNGLMESLNLVVEVMEELDVDVLEHHHQDSQ
- a CDS encoding Helix-loop-helix DNA-binding domain-containing protein, with product MDAASWNPQDPGLTANHDDEFQQFLDMGGMGNLSDTMPFDFHDYQSGNASGMMHQSGREQLDTQMGGTDASMVMGNANSAMQAQLINMTTAAAHPAIPTQMIPPATPTDAITEIDAQIQYLQQQRMQQQHRQIQEQQVAYYTNQTHAVPPTPQSLEMPAASNQFFSTDQSHTPMFGSRYQRMKEQQDMAFTPLVSPAVTPLDPHFQMEAGGFTIPGAYFSPLTSPALHAQSDHGILYDRRSSLSAHNSPAEMEVETATQLPVVDLAKKARKTNASRAKAKSSVRQSPISKPQRKKTTATPKMVSQALREVNEDGLDQMLPSTALPAPMSSEESENASVSPENLSDMPPPPLPQPKQSSKSPFIQPQPQPQPHPAIPAHIQGKPSPATPASLMRLPASSANNSASSNPQDLGMPDNIESFELPESVNFSSKPQPPRLDTATPTQSPSDPGSARASSSQPLPSPVFAKPAAAASASASPNLGPGSTGPTARKTPKLMARGAQGKRGSVSSVHVSPALRPRISPSIKPLLPGTPGGMSAEDTASRLLASKSNYQNILEGNTVPGVTYPSELSTNLTSKRTSHKIAEQGRRNRINSALQEIATLLPQPPKDSKSEAEERKEREREAKAGGAPNSKASTVELAIEYIKQLKQEVADANRRAEEAEKKLQLQASSAQKETVES